The Thermovirga sp. region CCACGAGCAGAGGTTCCACCGATCCCGAGAATAACAGGGCCATGAAGTAGGTTGCCAGGGCTCCTGCGCCGGTTACGGCGACGGAGAGGACGATGAACCTGTACCCATACCTTTTGATAACGCCGATGATATCCTTCGATGAAAGGAGTCCCACGGCAGTGACGAAGATCAGGAGGTTCCACATGAAAAAAACGGTGGGGACCTTCACACCGAGCCACCCCATGATTATACCCGTGAAAAGGGCGCCGGAAGTCCCCAACCCCACTCCCTTGATCTTCAAGTTGCCCAGAACAAGACCCGTGAAGACGGCTACGCTGAGAAGGAAGATCGGGTTCGAAAGCAAAGATGATAGATATTGATGCATGACCACCGCGCACGTCCTTTCATTACTGACCTTCTGCGTTTATCTTCTACGTGCCCCGGAATCCCAGGCGGCGGGATATCTCGTCGGCACCGTTCCTGAGGAGGGAGAGCCACTCGTCGACCACATCGGAAGTGAAGGTTTCCCTGGGTCCGACCAAGCTGAGGCAGGCCCATACCTTGCCGTGCCGGTCCCTTATGGGGGCGGCCATGCCGAAGGCTCCGACTCGGTTCTCCTCCACGCTGACGGCGTAACCCTGCTTTTTGATCTTTCGGTATTCTTCCATCAGTTTTTCCGGGTCTGTCTCCGTATAGGGGGTTTTTTTCTCGATGTTCCTGTTCTTGAGTATCCTTTGAATACGGGCTTCGGGCAGGTAGGCGGTCAGCAGTTTTCCCAGGGCGCCGGCGTTGAAGGGGAAACGGCTCCCAGTCTGGCCCTGGTAGATGTACTTGTCGCCGATACCCAACTTGTAGGCCAGGATCGGTTCATCGCCTTCACGAATGCCGATAAGCACGGAAGTGCCGGTCTGTTTCGCCAGGGAATCCATTATGGTATGGGAGACATCCCAGATGCCCTTCGAATCGCTGTAGACATTGCCCAGCCGAAAGATAAGGGGACCGAGGGAGTACTTCCTGGTGGAGGGGTTTTGTACCAGCAGGTTCTCCTCTGCGAGAGACCTGATGATTTTATGGATACCGCTCTTGGACACGCCGATCTCCCTTGAGAGTTCCGTAACTCCCATCTCGTAGGGAGGCTCACCAAGCCTTTTCAGGATCCAGATGAGCTTTTTATGGCTGTTCATTTCTCATCTCCGTTAGCTAGTAGAGAACTTATTTCTCCCCTATAGAACTTCAAAACCATTTTTCCCGACTTATTCCTTTTTGTCAAGGTTACGCATCGGTAATTTGATTCACGCCAAAAGGCATAAAAAAGGCGGGACTAAAGTCCCGCCAGGTGAAATCCGGGAAGTGCCCTATTGGCCCGATTTTTTTATCAGTTCATTCAGGGCCGAAACCAGTGGTTGAATCCCCGCCGCCGAAGCCTTCTTCTGGAGGATCTCCTTCGAGTTGAGCGAAGATCCCCAGTAAGAGGCGTTGGTGTCATGGTCGGTGGTGACCAGGGCCCCGCTGAGCGAGAGTCCCGCGAAGAGTCCCTTGTTGACGGAATAACTGTAGATCGAGGCCTGGAGGTTCAC contains the following coding sequences:
- a CDS encoding IclR family transcriptional regulator, giving the protein MNSHKKLIWILKRLGEPPYEMGVTELSREIGVSKSGIHKIIRSLAEENLLVQNPSTRKYSLGPLIFRLGNVYSDSKGIWDVSHTIMDSLAKQTGTSVLIGIREGDEPILAYKLGIGDKYIYQGQTGSRFPFNAGALGKLLTAYLPEARIQRILKNRNIEKKTPYTETDPEKLMEEYRKIKKQGYAVSVEENRVGAFGMAAPIRDRHGKVWACLSLVGPRETFTSDVVDEWLSLLRNGADEISRRLGFRGT